One Streptomyces sp. CNQ-509 DNA window includes the following coding sequences:
- the cas5e gene encoding type I-E CRISPR-associated protein Cas5/CasD yields the protein MSVLLLQLAGPLQSWGAASRFPRRSTESAPTKSGVIGLLAAAQGRPRTADLSDLAALRFGVRVDQPGTRVRDFHTAHHQVSGKAMPVTERFYLADAVFLAAVEGDRALIEELHAAVRAPHFLPFLGRRACPPARRLDLGVRHDTALETALLEHPWLASAWYREQTARTAPDQLPVLLDSAPDDPPGDVVADQPLSFDPRHRRYARRSVRHDAVARPVEVPEHDPMPLLESD from the coding sequence GTGAGTGTGCTGCTGCTCCAGCTCGCCGGGCCGCTTCAGTCCTGGGGCGCCGCCTCGCGCTTCCCGCGGCGCTCCACGGAGTCGGCGCCGACCAAGAGCGGGGTGATCGGGCTGCTCGCCGCCGCCCAGGGCCGCCCCCGCACCGCCGATCTGTCGGATCTCGCCGCGCTGCGCTTTGGTGTACGCGTCGATCAACCCGGCACGCGCGTACGGGACTTCCACACCGCGCACCATCAGGTGAGCGGTAAGGCCATGCCGGTCACCGAGCGCTTCTACCTTGCCGACGCGGTGTTCCTGGCCGCGGTGGAGGGCGACCGGGCGCTGATCGAGGAGCTGCATGCTGCGGTGCGTGCGCCGCACTTCCTGCCGTTTCTCGGCCGCCGCGCCTGCCCACCCGCGCGGCGGCTCGATCTGGGCGTCCGGCACGACACGGCGCTGGAGACGGCATTGCTGGAGCATCCGTGGCTCGCCTCGGCCTGGTATCGGGAGCAGACCGCCCGTACCGCCCCGGACCAGCTTCCCGTGCTGCTGGACTCCGCACCCGACGACCCACCCGGTGACGTCGTGGCCGACCAGCCGCTCAGCTTCGATCCGCGCCACCGCCGGTACGCCCGCCGGTCGGTGCGGCACGACGCCGTGGCGCGGCCGGTCGAGGTCCCGGAGCACGACCCGATGCCACTGCTGGAGAGCGACTGA
- the casB gene encoding type I-E CRISPR-associated protein Cse2/CasB: MTTSSPTPTTARWDAYEPGLAGRTVRACLEPIQRGYVSNDEPWAVARLAQLRRGAGKAPEEVPELFGLIDMDALYTPEGRVRGSEHGPTAIHLAVTLYALHQQSQRASRMHVIGPQLGGAVRALMPQGEIDEPLRRRFVRAAGATSANVLAYRLRELILLLRRAGEPLDYGRLADQIERILDPTRRLAVRREWGRDFHSWRPRKDAEGVHPTNEGGSPATGHDSEDTREPYGR, from the coding sequence ATGACCACCAGCAGCCCCACGCCCACTACAGCGCGGTGGGACGCGTACGAACCTGGGCTCGCCGGCCGTACGGTACGGGCGTGCCTGGAGCCGATCCAGCGCGGCTATGTGTCGAACGATGAGCCGTGGGCCGTTGCCCGGCTCGCCCAGCTCCGGCGCGGCGCGGGGAAGGCACCGGAGGAGGTCCCGGAGCTGTTCGGCCTGATCGACATGGATGCGCTCTACACGCCGGAGGGGCGGGTGCGCGGCAGTGAGCACGGACCCACCGCCATTCACCTGGCAGTCACCTTGTACGCGCTGCACCAGCAGTCCCAGCGGGCCAGCCGGATGCACGTTATCGGCCCGCAGCTCGGCGGCGCCGTTCGCGCGTTGATGCCGCAAGGCGAGATCGACGAGCCGCTGCGCCGTCGTTTCGTCCGGGCCGCCGGGGCCACGTCGGCGAACGTGCTGGCCTACCGGCTGCGGGAGTTGATCCTGCTGCTGCGCCGCGCGGGCGAGCCGCTGGACTACGGCCGGCTCGCTGACCAGATCGAGCGGATCCTCGATCCCACCCGGCGCCTGGCCGTCCGCCGGGAGTGGGGCCGTGACTTCCACTCCTGGCGTCCGCGCAAAGACGCCGAGGGCGTGCATCCCACCAACGAAGGCGGTTCACCCGCCACCGGGCATGACAGTGAGGACACCCGTGAGCCGTACGGTCGTTGA
- the cas6e gene encoding type I-E CRISPR-associated protein Cas6/Cse3/CasE: protein MYLTRFRINTARAGARYLLSSPQRLHAALLACFPGLPTDPEARPRILWRLDHADRTDVQVYLVGPDRPDLTGLVEQAGWPTLAEPGAPGWETRHYQPFLRRLAKGDRWSFRLTANPVHSIRRKDGEPTKRTAHVSPRHQLGWLLKQQERHGFELLPGVAPVAEDPLHRYAVVVHGRRDLSFRKRPGDPAPPAGRKRGNGSRGGPVTLVTTVFTGRLEVTDPAALRNALTQGIGRGKAYGCGLLTLAPQE, encoded by the coding sequence ATGTATCTCACCCGCTTCCGCATCAACACCGCGCGCGCCGGGGCCCGGTACCTGCTGTCCTCACCGCAGCGCCTGCACGCGGCGCTGCTCGCCTGCTTCCCCGGCCTACCCACCGACCCCGAAGCCCGGCCCCGCATCCTCTGGCGCCTGGACCACGCAGACCGTACCGACGTGCAGGTCTACCTCGTCGGCCCCGACCGTCCCGACCTCACGGGCCTGGTGGAGCAGGCCGGCTGGCCCACGCTGGCGGAGCCCGGTGCCCCCGGCTGGGAGACCCGGCACTACCAGCCGTTCTTGCGCCGTCTGGCCAAGGGCGACCGCTGGTCATTCCGGCTGACCGCCAACCCGGTGCACTCCATCCGCCGCAAGGACGGGGAGCCGACCAAGCGCACAGCGCACGTCTCCCCGCGCCACCAGCTCGGCTGGCTGCTGAAACAGCAGGAGCGACACGGCTTCGAGCTGCTACCGGGGGTGGCGCCGGTCGCTGAGGATCCGCTGCACCGCTACGCCGTGGTCGTCCACGGCCGCCGCGACCTCTCCTTCCGTAAACGCCCCGGCGACCCGGCACCTCCCGCAGGCCGGAAGCGGGGAAACGGCTCGCGCGGCGGTCCGGTCACCCTGGTCACCACCGTCTTCACCGGCCGTCTGGAGGTCACCGACCCCGCAGCCCTGCGGAACGCCCTCACCCAGGGCATCGGCCGGGGCAAAGCGTACGGCTGCGGACTGCTCACCCTGGCACCGCAGGAGTAG
- the casA gene encoding type I-E CRISPR-associated protein Cse1/CasA, translated as MSPDAQEPVREAEAVPSFDLTTQPWLPALLRNGTEANLSLTEVFERADDIRRIPGDLPTQEFALVRLLLAVLYDALEGGPPTRDAWAELWEAGPEGFPAEQVVAYLSEHRERFDLLHRERPFFQVADLRTAKDEVFCLDRIVADVPNNDRFLSMRAHGAQRLSFAEAARWVVHAHAWDVSGIKTGAVGDPRLKAGKVYPQGVGSVGMLGGVLAEGDTLRETLLMNLIPREDDDLLRHDDEDQPVWRRPQPLGAAPLPEPEAGPYGPRGLYTWPARRVRLHHDGREAYGVVLAYGDPLPYRDMHGCEPMTGWRRSAQQEKKLRTSPVYLPRTHDPARAAWRGLASLITGYPPEAAQRAADRGAAPGLTPRVLEWLGRMAEESAVLGQDHLLRVRLLGCVYGTQQSVVADVVDDSLSLSVALLSQRGSRLRDTAVRAVQLAETAVWLLGNLAAGLAEAAGAEQATPRAEARDRGFGELEGAFLPWLATLKSGADDQEQLESWRRTAHDRVRALGSELVESAGEAAWEGRVLPTAKGGTYWLNAASVERGFRSELRKRVLAPEDDGPPPGPAGDAPSPSRPEEPAP; from the coding sequence GTGTCCCCTGACGCCCAGGAACCGGTTCGTGAGGCCGAGGCGGTGCCCTCCTTCGACCTGACCACACAGCCGTGGCTGCCGGCGCTGCTGCGCAACGGCACGGAGGCGAACCTGTCCCTGACCGAGGTGTTCGAGCGAGCCGACGACATCCGGCGGATTCCGGGCGACCTGCCCACCCAGGAGTTCGCCCTGGTCCGGCTGCTGCTGGCGGTGCTGTACGACGCGCTGGAAGGTGGACCGCCGACGCGGGACGCGTGGGCGGAGCTGTGGGAGGCAGGTCCGGAGGGCTTCCCGGCCGAGCAGGTGGTGGCATACCTGTCCGAGCATCGGGAGCGGTTCGACCTGCTGCACCGGGAGCGCCCCTTCTTCCAGGTGGCGGACCTGCGGACAGCAAAGGACGAGGTCTTTTGCCTGGACCGGATCGTCGCGGACGTCCCCAACAACGACCGCTTTCTCAGCATGCGGGCGCACGGCGCACAGCGGTTGTCCTTCGCCGAGGCGGCCCGCTGGGTGGTTCACGCACACGCCTGGGACGTCTCGGGCATCAAAACCGGTGCCGTGGGTGACCCGCGGCTCAAGGCGGGCAAGGTCTATCCGCAGGGCGTCGGATCGGTTGGGATGCTCGGCGGCGTCCTCGCGGAGGGGGACACTCTGCGCGAGACGCTCCTGATGAACCTGATTCCCCGCGAGGACGACGACCTGCTGCGGCACGATGACGAGGACCAGCCCGTCTGGCGCCGTCCGCAGCCGCTCGGGGCAGCTCCGTTGCCCGAGCCCGAAGCCGGGCCGTACGGGCCACGCGGCCTGTACACCTGGCCCGCCAGACGGGTGCGGCTGCATCATGACGGCCGTGAAGCGTACGGCGTGGTGCTCGCCTACGGGGACCCGCTTCCCTATCGGGACATGCACGGCTGTGAGCCGATGACCGGCTGGCGGCGCAGCGCGCAGCAGGAGAAGAAGCTGCGGACCAGCCCGGTCTACCTCCCGCGCACCCATGATCCGGCCCGCGCCGCCTGGCGGGGTCTGGCCTCGCTGATCACCGGCTATCCGCCCGAAGCAGCGCAGCGTGCCGCCGACCGGGGCGCGGCACCGGGCCTCACCCCTCGTGTACTGGAGTGGCTGGGTCGCATGGCGGAAGAAAGTGCCGTGCTGGGCCAGGACCATCTGCTGAGGGTGCGGCTGCTGGGCTGCGTGTACGGCACCCAACAATCGGTGGTCGCCGATGTGGTGGACGACAGCCTGAGCCTGTCCGTGGCACTGCTCTCGCAGCGGGGCAGCAGGCTGCGGGACACGGCGGTACGGGCCGTACAACTCGCCGAGACCGCGGTCTGGCTGCTGGGCAACCTCGCCGCGGGGCTCGCCGAGGCCGCGGGCGCCGAGCAGGCGACGCCGCGGGCGGAGGCCCGCGACCGGGGCTTCGGCGAGCTGGAAGGCGCCTTCCTCCCGTGGCTGGCGACGCTCAAGTCCGGTGCGGATGACCAGGAACAGCTGGAGAGCTGGCGCCGCACCGCGCACGACCGGGTGCGCGCGCTCGGCTCGGAGCTGGTCGAGTCCGCCGGCGAGGCCGCCTGGGAAGGCCGCGTGCTGCCGACCGCGAAGGGCGGCACGTACTGGCTGAACGCCGCAAGCGTGGAACGCGGATTCCGCAGCGAATTGCGCAAGCGCGTGCTGGCGCCGGAGGACGACGGCCCCCCACCCGGCCCCGCTGGCGATGCCCCCTCACCAAGCCGACCAGAGGAGCCCGCGCCATGA
- the cas7e gene encoding type I-E CRISPR-associated protein Cas7/Cse4/CasC: MSRTVVDIHVLQTVPPSNLNRDDTGTPKSAVYGGVRRSRVSSQAWKRATRTAFRQLLDPAELGVRTKKVAELIGETIRELQPVVTPEESWELAKAVVEAGTGASLAVPERKKPKKNKNSAKAAEEAEGAEEAKPLPPESKYLMFLSAQQRRGLAELAVEGREDIGGFLKAKANKERAREIADTRHSVDIALFGRMVADGADINVDAAAQVAHALSVHAVENESDYYTAVDDRNEADETGAGMIGTVEFNSATLYRYAALDVDRLADNLGQGVAEDADRATPVRRAVEAFVRGFVSSLPTGKINTFAHHTPPDAVVVKLRERRSVNFVGAFEEPTMAESGSGHVRQASERLAEQIADVEREFGEEALATWVVLAGRNTAKLAEAGTRVTLDELVASVGAAVAERQGGRQ; encoded by the coding sequence GTGAGCCGTACGGTCGTTGACATCCACGTTCTCCAGACGGTCCCGCCGAGCAATCTGAACCGGGACGACACCGGCACACCCAAGTCCGCCGTCTACGGCGGGGTGCGCCGTTCCCGGGTCTCCAGCCAGGCGTGGAAGCGCGCTACCCGTACAGCGTTCCGGCAGTTGCTGGACCCGGCCGAGCTGGGCGTGCGCACGAAGAAGGTCGCCGAGCTGATCGGCGAGACGATCCGGGAGCTTCAGCCGGTGGTCACCCCCGAGGAGTCGTGGGAGCTGGCCAAGGCCGTGGTGGAGGCGGGTACCGGTGCCAGCCTTGCCGTACCCGAGCGCAAGAAGCCCAAGAAGAACAAGAATTCCGCCAAGGCCGCCGAGGAGGCCGAGGGGGCCGAGGAGGCGAAGCCGCTGCCGCCCGAGTCCAAGTACCTGATGTTCCTCAGCGCCCAGCAGCGGCGCGGGCTGGCCGAGCTGGCGGTCGAGGGCCGTGAGGACATCGGCGGGTTCCTGAAGGCCAAGGCGAACAAGGAACGCGCCAGGGAGATCGCCGACACCCGCCACTCCGTCGACATCGCCCTCTTCGGCCGGATGGTCGCCGACGGAGCCGACATCAATGTGGACGCCGCCGCCCAGGTCGCGCACGCCCTCAGTGTCCACGCGGTGGAGAACGAGTCGGACTACTACACGGCGGTGGACGACAGGAACGAGGCGGATGAGACCGGTGCCGGGATGATCGGCACCGTGGAGTTCAACTCCGCGACGCTGTACCGCTACGCCGCCCTGGACGTGGACCGGCTCGCCGACAACCTCGGCCAGGGTGTGGCCGAGGACGCCGACCGGGCCACGCCGGTGCGCCGGGCGGTCGAAGCGTTCGTCCGCGGCTTCGTCTCCTCCTTGCCCACCGGCAAGATCAATACCTTCGCCCACCACACCCCTCCGGACGCCGTGGTGGTCAAGCTGCGCGAGCGCCGGTCGGTCAACTTCGTGGGGGCGTTCGAGGAGCCGACGATGGCCGAGTCGGGCAGCGGCCACGTCCGGCAGGCCAGCGAGCGCCTGGCCGAACAGATCGCCGACGTGGAACGGGAGTTCGGCGAAGAGGCCCTGGCGACCTGGGTGGTCCTCGCCGGTCGCAACACCGCCAAGCTCGCCGAGGCCGGCACCCGGGTCACCCTGGACGAGCTGGTGGCGAGCGTCGGCGCGGCGGTCGCGGAGCGACAGGGCGGCAGGCAGTGA
- the cas1e gene encoding type I-E CRISPR-associated endonuclease Cas1e, with the protein MTTVSRRGASSPLELTRISDRLSFVYLERAVIHCADNAITAADGDGVRHLPSATIGTLLLGPGTKISQQAVRLLGESGVGIVWVGEHGVRYYAGGRALSRSAALAEAQARLWANPRTRLDVARSMYALRFPDDDPAGRSRRELLGKEGDHVKSCYRAEAARTGIRWRGRRYVQGDFASGDAPNQAVTAAGQCMYGIAQSVVAALGCIPGLGFVHSGHELSFALDIADLYKTEIGIPVAFDVAAESQEDIGPRVRRALRDRVHATRLLERCVHDVKELLTPGTTADSVEESDAPQRDRVALQSDRGEEVESGRNLGEGLIW; encoded by the coding sequence ATGACCACCGTCAGCAGACGCGGAGCTTCCTCACCACTCGAACTCACCCGGATCAGCGACCGGTTGTCCTTCGTCTACCTGGAGCGCGCCGTCATCCACTGCGCCGACAACGCGATCACCGCCGCCGACGGCGACGGCGTACGCCACCTCCCGTCCGCGACCATCGGCACGCTGCTCCTCGGACCGGGCACGAAGATCTCCCAACAGGCAGTCCGGCTGCTGGGCGAGAGCGGCGTCGGCATCGTGTGGGTCGGAGAGCACGGCGTGCGCTACTACGCCGGCGGCCGGGCTCTCTCCCGCTCCGCGGCCCTGGCCGAGGCCCAGGCACGGCTGTGGGCCAACCCGCGGACGCGGCTGGACGTCGCCCGCTCGATGTACGCGCTCCGCTTCCCCGACGACGACCCGGCCGGCCGCAGCCGCCGCGAGCTGCTCGGCAAGGAGGGCGACCACGTCAAGTCGTGCTACCGCGCCGAGGCGGCCCGCACCGGCATCCGCTGGCGCGGACGCCGCTACGTCCAGGGCGACTTCGCATCCGGCGACGCCCCCAACCAGGCCGTCACCGCCGCAGGGCAGTGCATGTACGGCATCGCACAGAGCGTGGTCGCGGCGCTGGGCTGCATCCCCGGGCTGGGCTTCGTCCACTCCGGCCATGAGCTGTCCTTCGCCCTGGACATCGCGGACCTCTACAAGACGGAGATCGGCATCCCGGTCGCCTTCGACGTCGCCGCGGAGAGCCAGGAGGACATCGGCCCGCGGGTGCGCCGCGCGCTACGCGACCGCGTGCACGCCACAAGACTGCTGGAGCGCTGCGTCCACGACGTGAAGGAACTGCTCACCCCTGGAACGACGGCCGACTCCGTCGAGGAGAGCGACGCCCCGCAACGCGACCGGGTCGCCCTCCAGTCCGACCGCGGCGAAGAAGTGGAGTCCGGCCGCAACCTCGGCGAGGGGCTGATCTGGTGA
- a CDS encoding CRISPR-associated helicase/endonuclease Cas3, with amino-acid sequence MNDRPSDPARIGERLSSPARAVWAKSDQHEGGRSGAWLPLWRHMADSGAVAGRLWDDWLPRQVRRSVAEALPGGEADARLVAVWLATVHDIGKATPAFACQVEDLAGVMHDHELVMPTRRLLTERSTAPHGLAGQILLDEWLEARGGFAKDARGQFTVVVGGHHGVPPDAGQVRHLRGRTDLLRTRGASEAVWRGVQTELLDAAAEACGVRDRLSAWRDVRLPQPVQVLLSATVIVADWIASNSDLFPYFPDAQGQTSAERIDAAWRGLELPAPWRAVVPPAESDDHYGTRFTLPSGAQVRPVQAAAVELARDMPEPGLLIVEAPMGEGKTEAALAVAEVFAARSGAGGCFFALPTRATGDAMFPRLRDWLVRLPDEDRERGAHSVFLAHAKSALNPHYTSLMRAPSRPLAVETDDPRTRGSHRVDGRVVHTAELVAHQWLRGRKKGMLSSFVAGTIDQLLFGALKSRHLALRHLALAGKVVVIDEAHAYDAYMGTYLDGALAWLGAYRVPVVVLSATLPAARRRELARAYAGAQAYQETLRPDGAAHVYPLLTAVSAGGRAVERAPVASGRATQVAVEALADSPEVLAERLAGELDGGGCALIVRNTVDRVRDTAAVLRARFGAEAVTVAHARFVDLDRAAKDADLRERFGPPETCSGRRPENAHIVVASQVAEQSLDVDFDLLITDLAPVDLILQRMGRLHRHKRERPPRLQTARCLITGVEPDDGGGRWTAPDGPPPVPVRGSAAVYGAWPLLRAAAVLRPYLAGGGRPVRLPTDISPLVQDAYGAALLGPTGWQDALAAAEKSDEARRVQQKKKARTYRLAAPKTPGRSLLGWIDAGVGDADDSPAGRQQVRDTEDNLEVLVVQRTADGMLRTLPWLPPDERGRRRGGLELSTDAPPDPHRARVVAASALRLPRHFSHATADRAVAELEELYIGAWQGRDCHWLAGELILALDEECQCSLAGFTLHYSPDDGLEVTRVP; translated from the coding sequence ATGAACGACAGGCCGTCGGATCCGGCACGTATCGGTGAGCGATTGTCCTCGCCCGCCCGAGCGGTGTGGGCGAAGTCCGACCAGCACGAGGGCGGCAGGAGCGGTGCGTGGCTGCCACTTTGGCGGCACATGGCGGACAGCGGTGCCGTGGCAGGGCGTCTCTGGGATGACTGGTTGCCGCGTCAGGTACGGCGGTCTGTGGCCGAGGCTCTGCCGGGCGGGGAGGCGGATGCGCGGCTTGTGGCCGTGTGGCTGGCGACAGTGCATGACATTGGTAAAGCCACGCCGGCCTTCGCCTGCCAGGTGGAGGATCTCGCCGGCGTCATGCATGACCACGAGCTGGTGATGCCGACCCGCCGTCTGCTTACCGAGCGCAGCACGGCGCCACACGGCCTGGCCGGACAGATCCTCCTGGACGAGTGGCTGGAGGCGCGCGGCGGGTTCGCGAAGGACGCACGCGGACAGTTCACCGTGGTCGTCGGCGGGCACCACGGTGTGCCACCGGACGCCGGGCAGGTGAGACACCTGCGTGGCAGGACCGATCTGTTACGCACGCGCGGGGCGTCGGAGGCCGTGTGGCGGGGTGTCCAGACGGAGTTGCTGGACGCCGCTGCCGAGGCGTGCGGGGTTCGGGACCGTCTCTCGGCCTGGAGAGACGTACGGCTTCCCCAGCCCGTTCAGGTGCTGCTGTCGGCGACGGTCATCGTGGCCGACTGGATTGCGAGCAACTCCGATCTCTTCCCCTACTTCCCCGACGCGCAAGGACAGACCTCCGCCGAGCGGATCGATGCCGCCTGGCGCGGGCTCGAACTTCCCGCTCCCTGGCGTGCGGTGGTCCCGCCGGCAGAATCTGACGACCACTACGGCACCCGGTTTACCCTCCCCTCCGGCGCGCAGGTGCGTCCGGTGCAGGCTGCGGCGGTGGAGCTGGCTCGCGACATGCCCGAGCCGGGTCTGCTGATCGTCGAAGCCCCGATGGGTGAAGGGAAGACGGAGGCGGCGCTGGCGGTGGCGGAGGTGTTCGCGGCGCGATCGGGCGCCGGCGGGTGCTTCTTCGCTCTGCCGACCAGGGCGACGGGTGACGCGATGTTCCCCCGGCTCCGGGACTGGTTGGTCCGGCTGCCGGATGAAGACCGGGAGCGTGGCGCGCACTCCGTGTTCCTGGCCCATGCCAAGTCCGCGCTCAATCCGCACTACACCTCGCTGATGAGAGCTCCCTCCCGCCCGTTGGCCGTGGAGACGGACGACCCGCGGACGAGGGGATCGCATCGCGTCGACGGACGCGTCGTGCACACCGCGGAACTGGTGGCACACCAGTGGCTGCGCGGCCGGAAGAAGGGGATGCTCTCCTCTTTCGTCGCGGGCACGATCGACCAACTCCTCTTCGGCGCGCTGAAGTCCCGCCATCTCGCCCTGCGCCACCTCGCGCTGGCCGGGAAGGTAGTCGTGATCGATGAGGCGCACGCGTACGACGCGTACATGGGTACCTATCTGGACGGAGCACTGGCCTGGCTGGGCGCCTACCGGGTGCCAGTCGTAGTGCTCTCGGCGACGCTCCCTGCGGCGCGTCGCCGGGAGCTGGCCCGCGCGTACGCCGGCGCACAGGCGTATCAGGAGACTCTGCGGCCGGACGGGGCGGCGCATGTGTACCCGCTGCTTACCGCCGTCTCGGCGGGCGGTCGGGCGGTTGAACGCGCGCCGGTGGCCTCCGGACGCGCTACGCAGGTGGCGGTCGAGGCGTTGGCGGACAGCCCGGAGGTTCTCGCCGAACGTCTGGCCGGTGAACTCGATGGTGGCGGTTGCGCTTTGATCGTCCGCAACACGGTGGACCGTGTGCGGGATACCGCCGCCGTCCTGCGGGCCCGCTTCGGCGCGGAGGCGGTGACGGTCGCTCACGCGCGCTTCGTGGACCTGGACCGTGCCGCCAAGGACGCCGACCTTCGCGAGCGCTTCGGGCCGCCGGAGACCTGTTCTGGACGGCGGCCGGAGAACGCACACATCGTGGTGGCCAGTCAGGTCGCCGAGCAGTCCCTGGACGTGGACTTCGACCTCCTGATCACCGACCTGGCCCCGGTGGACCTCATCCTCCAGCGGATGGGCCGTCTGCACCGCCACAAGCGGGAGCGTCCGCCCCGCCTACAGACCGCCCGCTGCCTGATTACCGGCGTCGAGCCGGATGACGGGGGCGGGCGGTGGACGGCCCCTGACGGGCCGCCTCCCGTCCCTGTCCGCGGATCGGCGGCAGTGTACGGGGCATGGCCGCTGCTGCGCGCCGCGGCGGTGCTCCGGCCGTACCTGGCAGGCGGAGGTCGCCCGGTGAGGCTCCCGACGGACATCTCCCCGTTAGTACAGGACGCCTACGGCGCCGCCCTCCTGGGCCCGACGGGCTGGCAGGACGCTCTGGCTGCAGCGGAGAAGTCCGACGAGGCACGGCGGGTCCAGCAGAAGAAGAAGGCCAGGACCTACCGGCTCGCCGCTCCCAAGACGCCGGGGCGGTCCCTGCTGGGCTGGATCGACGCCGGTGTAGGCGACGCGGATGACAGTCCGGCCGGGCGGCAGCAGGTACGCGATACCGAGGACAACCTGGAGGTACTCGTCGTGCAGCGCACCGCCGACGGAATGCTGCGCACTCTCCCGTGGCTGCCTCCGGACGAACGCGGGCGGCGCCGCGGCGGGCTGGAGCTCTCCACCGACGCCCCGCCGGATCCGCACCGCGCCCGGGTGGTCGCGGCCAGCGCGTTGCGGCTGCCGCGCCACTTCAGCCATGCGACCGCGGACCGTGCCGTGGCGGAACTGGAGGAGCTATACATCGGCGCCTGGCAGGGACGCGACTGCCACTGGCTGGCCGGGGAGCTGATCCTGGCGCTGGACGAGGAGTGTCAGTGCTCTCTGGCAGGCTTCACACTGCACTACTCGCCCGATGACGGTCTTGAGGTGACCCGTGTCCCCTGA